DNA from Mucilaginibacter mallensis:
ATTGGGTAACCAAAAGTCATTCGACGATACCAAAAACGCGGCCTTTAAAGTATGGAACAATCTGTTTAACCGCGTATTGATTGAAGGTGGTACCGAAGAGGAACGTTCTACATTTTACTCATGCCTGTACAGGGCCAACCTGTTTTCGCATGAGTTTTTTGAGTATGATAAAACGGGCAGATCTCATTATTACAGTCCCTATGATGGGCAGCTGCACGATGGTTATATGTATACCGATAATGGTTTCTGGGATACCTTCCGTGCGCAATTTCCGCTGAATTGCATACTGCACCCAAAAATGCAGGGACAATATGTGGAGGCTTTGTTGGATGCTCAGCAGCAATGCGGCTGGCTGCCGGCATGGTCATTCCCATCCGAAACCGGAGGAATGCTCGGTAACCATGCCATCTCCTTATTAACAGATGCCTGGGTAAAAGGCATCCGCACATTTGATCCCCAACGGGCTTTGGAAGCATATTTTCATGAGGCCAGCAACAAAGGACCATGGGGAGGCGCAAATGGCCGCCCATACTGGAAACAGTACTGGCAGATCGGCTATATCCCCTTCCCGCAATCGCAGGGCTCGGTTGGGCAAACGCTGGAGTCTGCTTATGATGATTTCTGCGGATATCAGCTCGCTAAACTAACCGGCAATTCATTCTACGAAGGCATATTTGCCAAACAGATGTATAACTATAAAAACCTTTGGGATCCATCAACCCGTTTCATGCGTGGCAGGGGCGAGGATGGTAAGTTCGCGCCTGATTTCGACCCATTGGATTGGGGCGGCCCGTATACCGAAGGCAATGCCTGGCACTGGGTATGGTCGGTTTTTCATGATGAACAGGGGTTGATCAATTTGTTCGGCGGCGATAAGAATTTTACCGCAAAACTCGATTCAGTATTCAGCGAACCCAATACCATTAAGGTAGGGGCATACGGCCAGGTGATCCACGAAATGACGGAGATGAAACTTGGCAATATGGGCCAGTACGCGCAGGGTAACGAACCTGTCCACCACATGATCTATCTGTACGATTATGCGGGCCAGCCATGGAAAGCACAGCAGCATATACGTGAGGTAATGGACAAGCTCTATAACTCCACCGAAAACGGTTACCCCGGCGATGAGGATGAAGGCCAGATGTCGTCATGGTATGTATTGAGCGCTATGGGCGTCTACAGCGTTTGCCCGGGTACGGATCAGTATGTAATTGGCAGCCCTGAGTTTAACAAGATCACCATTACTATGGAGGATGGCAAAAAGTTCATTATCGAGGCAAATAATAATAGCAAGCAAAATATGTATATCCAGTCGGGCACATTAAATGGCACACCTTTCACCCACAACTGGATAAAATACAGCGATATAGTAAATGGCGGTACTTTACATTTTGAAATGGGAGCCCAGCCTAATCTGCAAAGAGGGTTAAGTAAGGAGGATAAGCCGTTTTCATTAACGGCTGCGGAGTAATT
Protein-coding regions in this window:
- a CDS encoding GH92 family glycosyl hydrolase; its protein translation is MKFSSISKSRLFTLGLLFIGSNLFAQKPDLVQYANTLQGTNSKYEISWGNVNPVTSLPFAMNGWTAQTNKDGEGFKYQYFVHSIRGFQQTHQCSPWVNDYAVFSLMPVTGKLVVNEDARAATFDHKNEIGKPNYYKVKLDNNITTEISPTSRGAHLRFTFPKAGSYIVLDGYTKMSMVKIFPSERKITGYVDNVRWAPKGFKNYFVIVFDKPFEDYGTWENKHDSIFNKKASDEGQGVGAYIKFKDGAVVQAKVASSYISPEQAEVTLQAELGNQKSFDDTKNAAFKVWNNLFNRVLIEGGTEEERSTFYSCLYRANLFSHEFFEYDKTGRSHYYSPYDGQLHDGYMYTDNGFWDTFRAQFPLNCILHPKMQGQYVEALLDAQQQCGWLPAWSFPSETGGMLGNHAISLLTDAWVKGIRTFDPQRALEAYFHEASNKGPWGGANGRPYWKQYWQIGYIPFPQSQGSVGQTLESAYDDFCGYQLAKLTGNSFYEGIFAKQMYNYKNLWDPSTRFMRGRGEDGKFAPDFDPLDWGGPYTEGNAWHWVWSVFHDEQGLINLFGGDKNFTAKLDSVFSEPNTIKVGAYGQVIHEMTEMKLGNMGQYAQGNEPVHHMIYLYDYAGQPWKAQQHIREVMDKLYNSTENGYPGDEDEGQMSSWYVLSAMGVYSVCPGTDQYVIGSPEFNKITITMEDGKKFIIEANNNSKQNMYIQSGTLNGTPFTHNWIKYSDIVNGGTLHFEMGAQPNLQRGLSKEDKPFSLTAAE